Proteins encoded in a region of the Panicum hallii strain FIL2 chromosome 3, PHallii_v3.1, whole genome shotgun sequence genome:
- the LOC112885353 gene encoding uncharacterized protein LOC112885353 produces MLLKFQGFARCFIGSERAAASAVRISAGPSLPVPPAPASVPLPDNDDLLREILLRLPPLPSSLPRASLVCKHWRRLVSDPGFLRRFRDHHRTPPLLGYFFSGSGGPVFTPTLAPPNCIPPERFSLPEQPAGERLFVLGCRHGLALLINRRRLHATVWDPITNRKFTVAYPPEFTADNGAHCFRGAVLSSAGGDGYDDGHLRPFKVILISTHINDGHTSVFMCVYESLTGKWGNTILTIIPSYLFNLPNVLVGNAALCGFFLWPDGILELDLDRHTLGTIQTPTSSLPVDSSLFRVVRTQDRGLGLAILSRLSVQLWGRKADSDGGAAGWVLQKTVEVDKLLSLPPSMMANVPARILGYDEDNNAVHLATSTGAYAVQLESMQFTELSSVYSISGHPYTSFYTAGWGIVEGDNSTEILNSA; encoded by the exons ATGCTGCTCAAGTTCCAGGGTTTTGCAAG GTGTTTCATCGGATCGGAACGTGCAGCCGCATCGGCCGTCAGGATCAGCGCGGGTCCGTCCTTGCCagtgccgccggcgccggcttcGGTGCCCCTGCCGGACAACGACGACCTCCTCCGTGAGATCCTCCTCCGCCTGCCGCCGCTCCCGTCGTCCCTCCCTCGCGCATCCCTCGTTTGCAAACACTGGCGCCGCCTCGTCTCCGATCCTGGCTTCCTCCGCCGCTTCCGCGACCACCACCGGACACCTCCCTTGCTCGGCTACTTCTTCAGCGGCAGTGGCGGGCCCGTCTTCACCCCCACGCTGGCGCCGCCGAACTGCATCCCACCCGAGCGCTTCTCCCTGCCGGAGCAACCTGCCGGCGAGCGCCTGTTCGTCCTCGGCTGCCGCCACGGCCTCGCCCTCCTCATCAACCGGAGACGCCTCCACGCCACCGTGTGGGACCCCATCACCAACCGCAAGTTCACCGTGGCATATCCCCCAGAGTTCACCGCTGACAACGGCGCGCACTGTTTCCGTGGCGCCGTGCTGAGCAGCGCCGGTGGTGATGGCTATGACGATGGTCACTTGAGGCCCTTCAAAGTGATCTTGATAAGCACACACATCAACGACGGTCACACAAGTGTGTTCATGTGCGTCTACGAATCGTTGACCGGAAAATGGGGCAACACCATCTTAACCATCATTCCATCTTACCTGTTCAATCTGCCCAATGTCTTGGTCGGAAATGCAGCGCTCTGCGGGTTTTTCCTATGGCCAGACGGCATCCTTGAACTTGATCTGGATAGGCACACTTTAGGCACAATCCAGACACCAACCAGCAGCCTCCCTGTTGACAGTTCATTATTCCGGGTTGTGCGGACACAAGATCGAGGGCTTGGCCTTGCAATTCTGTCCAGACTGAGCGTCCAGCTGTGGGGGAGGAAGGCCGATTCAGATGGCGGTGCTGCCGGATGGGTACTGCAGAAAACTGTTGAAGTAGACAAGCTCCTTTCGCTGCCACCTTCGATGATGGCCAATGTGCCAGCAAGGATACTGGGGTATGATGAGGATAACAATGCAGTTCATCTAGCGACTTCTACCGGTGCCTACGCGGTTCAACTTGAGTCAATGCAATTTACAGAGCTTTCCAGTGTCTATTCAATTTCTGGTCATCCTTACACAAGTTTCTATACTGCAG
- the LOC112885352 gene encoding uncharacterized protein LOC112885352: MASPTPSSSTTITGAATTSSSIATVAMLRDTTVVSPGSEHAATVQHISAEGDTTTNSPTICSTDCLSPDIDVLKPISAAPTSTLAPAAPSTEEDGNNLLARCSMQVHNSNAVLTISPTSADSSLDSSKGSSFEYSKMRYTINSTPSFSMGVVLSCLATKVYDILKVFEVITT; the protein is encoded by the coding sequence ATGGCTTCACCGACCCCTTCGTCGTCGACCACAATCACTGGCGCGGCCACTACTTCATCTTCAATAGCCACCGTCGCGATGTTGAGGGACACCACCGTTGTCAGCCCTGGCAGTGAGCATGCCGCCACGGTGCAGCACATCAGTGCCGAGGGCGACACCACCACCAACTCGCCCACCATATGTTCGACTGATTGCCTTAGCCCTGATATCGACGTGCTGAAGCCGATCAGTGCAGCACCGACTTCcactctcgcacctgctgccccAAGCACAGAGGAAGACGGGAACAACTTGCTCGCAAGGTGTTCAATGCAAGTTCACAACAGCAATGCCGTGCTAACTATTTCACCAACCTCGGCTGATTCATCACTGGACTCCAGCAAGGGCAGTTCATTCGAGTACAGCAAGATGAGGTACACCATCAATTCCACCCCATCATTCTCGATGGGTGTTGTTCTGTCGTGCCTGGCCACCAAGGTTTATGATATCCTGAAGGTGTTTGAGGTGATTACTACTTAG